In the Halichoerus grypus chromosome 4, mHalGry1.hap1.1, whole genome shotgun sequence genome, one interval contains:
- the SH3BP4 gene encoding SH3 domain-binding protein 4, translating to MAAQRIRAANSSGLPRCKSEGTLIDLSEGFSEASFNDVKVPSPSALLVDNPTPFGNAKEVIAIKDYCPTNFTTLKFSKGDHLYVLDTSGGEWWYAHNTTEMGYIPSSYVQPVNYRNSTLSDSGVIDNLPDSPEEVAKELDLLGGWTDDKGCSKTYSNNPFWNGAQTNPFLNGNVPVVPSVDELAPQSTVDLLLFESSSTTTNSTGNIFDELPAASRLQTEVPGKRDNPFFRSKRSYSLSELSVLQAKADAPDSSGFFTGLKSPAPEQFQSREDFRAAWLSHRKLARSCHDLDLLGQSPGWGQTQAVETSIACKLDSSGGAVQLPDTNISIHVPEGHVAPGETQQISMKALLDPPLELNSDRVSSVSPVLEVKLSTLEVKTYIILEMKVSAEVKNDIFSKSTVGLQCLRSDLKEGPYVPIPLTYSYGDTVHVQLDNLEPCMYLAIVAHGPNILYPSTVWDFINKKITVGLYGPKHIHPSFKTVVTIFGHDCAPKTLLVSEVTRQAPSPAPVALQLWGKHQFVLSRPQDLHVCMFSNMTNYEVRGSEQAKVVRGFQMKLGKVSRLIFPITCQNPSELSDFTLRVQVRGDQEAILTQFCVQTPQPPPKSTIKPSGQRRFLKKNEVGKIILSPFAATTKYPTFQDRPVASLKFGKLLKTVVRQSKNHYLLEYKKGDTIALLSEEKIRLKGQLWTKEWYIGYHQGKVGLVHAKNVLVVGKARPSLLSGPELSTSVLLEQILRPCKFLTYIYASVRTLLMENIGSWRSFADALGYGNLPLTFFCRAELDSEPERVASVLEKLKEDCNNTENKDRKSFQKELMMALLKMDCQGLVVRLIQDFVLLTTAVEVAQRWRELAEKLAKVSKQQMDAYESPHRDRNGVVDSEAMWKPAYDFLLTWSHQIGDSYRDVIQELHIGLDKMKNPITKRWKHLTGTLILVNSLDILRAAAFSPVDHDDFVI from the exons ATGGCAGCTCAACGGATCCGAGCTGCCAACTCCAGTGGCCTCCCTCGGTGCAAGTCCGAGGGGACCCTGATTGACCTGAGCGAAGGGTTTTCAGAAGCGAGCTTTAATGATGTCAAAG TGCCTTCTCCCAGTGCCTTGCTAGTAGACAATCCCACACCTTTTGGAAACGCAAAGGAAGTGATCGCAATCAAGGACTACTGCCCTACCAACTTCACCACCCTGAAGTTCTCCAAGGGGGACCACCTCTACGTCCTGGACACGTCCGGCGGGGAGTGGTGGTACGCACACAACACCACGGAGATGGGCTACATCCCCTCCTCCTACGTGCAGCCCGTAAACTACCGGAACTCCACTCTGAGCGACAGCGGGGTGATCGACAATCTCCCAGACAGCCCAGAGGAGGTGGCCAAGGAGTTAGACCTGCTCGGGGGGTGGACGGATGACAAGGGGTGCAGCAAAACCTACAGCAATAACCCTTTCTGGAACGGGGCCCAGACAAACCCATTTCTGAACGGGAACGTGCCGGTGGTGCCCAGCGTGGACGAGCTGGCTCCCCAAAGCACCGTGGATCTGCTCCTTTTTGAGTCCAGCTCCACCACCACGAACAGCACCGGCAACATCTTCGACGAGCTGCCGGCCGCGAGCCGCCTGCAGACGGAGGTGCCGGGCAAGCGGGACAACCCGTTCTTCAGGAGCAAGCGCTCCTACAGCCTGTCGGAGCTGTCGGTCCTCCAGGCCAAGGCGGACGCTCCCGACTCATCGGGGTTCTTCACGGGCTTGAAATCCCCGGCCCCGGAGCAGTTCCAGAGCCGGGAGGACTTCCGCGCCGCCTGGCTGAGCCACCGGAAGCTGGCCCGCTCTTGCCACGATCTGGACTTGCTGGGCCAGAGCCCCGGCTGGGGCCAGACCCAGGCGGTGGAGACGAGCATCGCGTGCAAGCTGGACAGCTCCGGGGGCGCCGTGCAGCTGCCCGACACCAACATCAGCATCCACGTGCCCGAAGGCCACGTGGCCCCTGGCGAGACGCAGCAGATCTCCATGAAAGCGCTGCTGGACCCCCCGTTGGAGCTCAACAGTGACCGGGTCAGCAGCGTCAGCCCGGTGCTGGAGGTGAAGCTGAGCACCCTGGAGGTGAAAACCTACATCATCTTGGAGATGAAAGTGTCAGCCGAggtgaaaaatgacatttttagcaAAAGCACAGTGGGCCTCCAGTGCCTGAGGAGCGACTTGAAGGAAGGGCCCTACGTCCCCATCCCCCTCACCTACAGCTATGGGGACACGGTCCACGTACAGCTCGACAACCTGGAGCCCTGTATGTACCTGGCCATCGTTGCCCACGGCCCGAACATTCTCTACCCTTCCACGGTGTGGGACTTCATCAATAAAAAGATCACTGTGGGGCTCTACGGCCCCAAACACATTCACCCGTCCTTCAAGACCGTGGTGACCATTTTTGGGCACGATTGTGCCCCAAAGACACTACTGGTCAGCGAGGTCACCcgccaggcccccagccccgccccagtGGCCCTGCAGCTCTGGGGTAAGCACCAGTTCGTCCTGTCCAGGCCCCAGGACCTCCACGTCTGCATGTTTTCCAACATGACCAACTACGAGGTCAGAGGCAGTGAGCAGGCCAAAGTGGTGAGGGGGTTCCAGATGAAGCTGGGCAAGGTGAGCCGCCTCATCTTCCCCATCACCTGCCAGAACCCCAGCGAGCTGTCCGACTTCACCCTGCGGGTTCAGGTGAGAGGCGACCAGGAGGCCATCCTGACCCAGTTCTGTGTCCAGACTCCCCAGCCGCCCCCTAAAAGTACCATCAAGCCGTCCGGGCAAAGACGGTTCCTCAAGAAGAACGAGGTCGGGAAGATCATTTTGTCCCCGTTTGCTGCCACCACCAAGTACCCGACTTTTCAGGACCGCCCGGTGGCCAGCCTCAAGTTCGGCAAATTGCTCAAGACCGTGGTGCGGCAGAGCAAAAACCACTACCTGCTGGAGTACAAGAAGGGCGACACCATcgctctgctcagcgaggagaaGATCCGGCTCAAGGGGCAGCTGTGGACCAAGGAGTGGTACATCGGCTACCACCAGGGCAAGGTCGGCCTCGTGCACGCCAAGAACGTGCTGGTGGTGGGCAAGGCCAGGCCGAGCCTCCTCTCGGGGCCCGAGCTGAGCACGTCGGTGCTGCTCGAGCAGATCCTGCGGCCGTGTAAGTTCCTCACCTACATCTACGCCTCCGTCAGGACCCTGCTCATGGAGAACATCGGCAGCTGGCGCTCCTTCGCCGACGCCCTGGGCTACGGGAATCTGCCGCTCACCTTTTTCTGCCGGGCAGAGCTGGACAGCGAGCCCGAGCGGGTGGCCTCTGTTCTGGAGAAGCTGAAGGAGGATTGTAACAACACGGAGAACAAAGACCGAAAATCCTTCCAGAAAGAGCTCATGATG gCCTTACTGAAAATGGACTGCCAGGGCCTGGTGGTCAGGCTCATCCAGGACTTCGTGCTCCTGACCACGGCGGTCGAGGTGGCGCAGCGCTGGAGGGAGCTGGCCGAGAAGCTCGCCAAGGTGTCCAAGCAGCAGATGGACGCGTACGAGTCTCCGCACCGGGACAGGAATGGGGTCGTGGACAGCGAG GCCATGTGGAAACCCGCCTATGACTTTTTATTAACCTGGAGCCACCAGATCGGGGACAGCTACCGGGATGTCATCCAGGAGCTACACATAGGCCTGGACAAGATGAAAAACCCCATCACCAAGCGCTGGAAACACCTCACGGGGACCCTGATCCTGGTGAACTCCCTGGACATTCTGAGAGCTGCCGCCTTCAGTCCCGTGGACCACGACGACTTTGTGATTTGA